A window of the Juglans microcarpa x Juglans regia isolate MS1-56 chromosome 5D, Jm3101_v1.0, whole genome shotgun sequence genome harbors these coding sequences:
- the LOC121265344 gene encoding PAP-specific phosphatase HAL2-like, whose amino-acid sequence MDMPLYCSSLAGRVPHISGDGRVSNKLTSNHVGSLFFQHQNPPKQILSLPKFDQSCSSSIMEDQKSLSVASPEPEKYYQELDVAVRAVQMACSLCQRVQDSLISKSNDQIKSKDDNSPVTVADWSVQATVSWLLSEYFGRKNLSIVAEEDVQKLSKADASELLVAVVNIVNECLAEAPRFGLKCPDKALGTSEVLEAISHCNSSGGPTGRFWTLDPVDGTLGFVRGDQYAIALALIEDGEVVLGVLGCPNYPMRKEWLSYHHRYHRIITKLTPPTSESWDKGFVTYAMKGSGKAWMQPLLQSNKKLVWPNSARPVRVSSIDDPGSATFCEPVERANSSHSFTAGLAHTMGLRKQPLRVYSMVKYAAIARGDAEIFMKFARAGYKEKIWDHAAGVVIIQEAGGMVTDARGNPLDFSKGIYLEGLDRGVIASAGPKLHDKIISAVDASWDSSSL is encoded by the exons ATGGATATGCCTTTATATTGCTCGAGCCTGGCTGGCAGAGTTCCACATATCTCGGGAGACGGAAGAGTAAGCAACAAGTTGACATCCAACCATGTAGGAAGCTTGTTCTTCCAACACCAGAACCCACCAAAACAAATTCTCTCTCTGCCAAAGTTCGATCAGAGTTGTTCTTCTTCCATAATGGAGGACCAAAAGAGCCTGAGCGTTGCATCCCCAGAACCAGAAAAATATTACCAAGAACTGGATGTTGCTGTCAGAGCTGTACAGATGGCATGTTCTCTCTGCCAGAGAGTACAAGACAGTTTGATTTCTAAAAGCAACGATCAGATAAAATCCAAGGATGACAATTCTCCTGTCACTGTTGCGG ATTGGAGTGTCCAAGCTACAGTCAGCTGGTTACTATCCgagtattttggaagaaaaaatctGTCCATTGTTGCTGAAGAAGATGTTCAGAAACTCTCCAAGGCTGATGCATCTGAACTATTAGTAGCTGTGGTGAACATTGTGAATGAATGTCTAGCCGAAGCACCTCGTTTTGGACTTAAATGTCCAGATAAGGCCCTCGGGACCTCGGAGGTGCTTGAAGCCATCAGTCACTGCAACTCATCAGGGGGTCCTACTGGAAGATTCTGGACACTTGACCCTGTTGATGGCACATTGGGGTTTGTCCGTGGGGATCAATATGCTATAGCTCTAGCACTGATAGAGGATGGAGAAGTTGTGCTTGGAGTTCTTGGGTGTCCAAATTACCCGATGAGAAAGGAATGGTTAAGTTATCATCACCGTTATCATAGAATTATCACTAAGTTGACTCCACCCACATCTGAGTCTTGGGACAAGGGTTTTGTGACTTATGCTATGAAAGGTAGTGGCAAGGCTTGGATGCAACCACTGCTCCAGTCAAATAAGAAGTTAGTGTGGCCAAACTCTGCAAGGCCAGTGCGAGTGTCTTCCATTGATGATCCAGGATCAGCAACCTTTTGTGAACCAGTCGAGAGAGCAAATTCAAGCCACTCCTTCACAGCAGGACTAGCTCACACCATGGGGCTTAG GAAGCAACCACTACGAGTATACAGTATGGTCAAGTATGCTGCTATAGCCCGTGGGGATGCTGAGATTTTTATGAAGTTTGCAAGGGCTGGCTACAAGGAGAAAATATGGGATCATGCTGCTGGAGTCGTTATTATACAAGAGGCCGGAGGCATGGTAACTGATGCAAGAGGGAACCCACTTGACTTTTCAAAGGGCATTTACCTAGAAGGCCTTGATCGAGGTGTAATTGCATCTGCTGGACCCAAACTACATGACAAGATCATCAGTGCCGTTGATGCTAGCTGGGATTCCTCTAGTCTATAA